AGCTAGCGGAGAATCCCGCGTTCTATAGAAacaaataagattaaaaaaataaaaaacaaaaaatacaaataaaagaaaactgaAGAAAATACAGTAACAGCTGTtgtaaaagtataaaaataataaaaaaatgataaaattaataaattatatttataatagcagtaaaaattgagaattaaaatatcatatgtcTCATAATTCGAATCggaattatatttaattaaagtaTGAGCTCTAAAATATCACATGCCTTATAGTttgaataaaaaacaaaattcattAAAATTCCAGTACCAGAATGTCACACGTCTTATAATTTGAagaccaaaagtataatttacccttttatattttaattttatttcatataaaGAGAGAGTTGAGTATCGGTCAGTTTTGTTCAATCAGTAATTTTATTCGAGTAAAGAATAagttaaactatttaataaattttaaaatacctatttgttaaaattaaaagttgaccaatcatattttagatatttcaaaatattttaaatgtgaAATTGATCGCTcataaactataaatatagtattaaagtattaaagtttgatattaaatcaaaataaaaatatatagaatgtTTTGAACCACGAActattttgaatcagctatctaacttttcaaaattttatttttactatttgacatttttatatattagatttgaATCGGTTAATGAtaatttgacttcaaatttgatGAATCGTTTAGCTTTACAGATTTAGctagtatatttcatataatttttgcaactaaatttattaaactaaataattaagttaaactccatcaatatttttttattttttattatacaatttatatctaattaattaatattattaaaatNtatatatattaaatataaattttattttaataatattaattaattagatataaattgtataataaaaaataaaaaaatattgatgaatCGTTTAGCTTTACAGATTTAGctagtatatttcatataatttttgcaactaaatttattaaactaaataattaagttaaactccatcaatatttttttattttttattatacaatttatatctaattaattaatattattaaaataaaatttatatttaatatatatattttaaactattttaaaaattatgtataaataattatatattttaacattttataataaaaaagaaaaaaaaataaattgagccCCCGAGGGGCCCAcccggacaaaaattttatggacactGTCCCCAAACTAATAGTTTGCGGGCTGTGCGGATGGGCGCCACGTGGCCGATCCGACGGGTACCcgctgctttctctctctcaaaaaaaaaatacagggCACAAACTAATAGTTTGCGGACTGTGCGGATGGGCGCCACGTGGCCGATCCGACGGGTACCcgctgctttctctctctcaaaaaaaatacaatgcaattttttttttctttccgtggCCGTCGGATGGGCCACATGGCGCCAATCCGCATGgtccccaaactaattagtttggggatCATGCCTATAAAATTTTGTCCCACCCACCCCCAACCCCACCGGCTATTCCCACACCCCGCCACCTGGATCAAAACTCACAATTCATTATATGTAATGTAATAGATGCACctctttatatttgaatttgagtaAAAAATTCAATGATAAAAATCTGCATTTTACAtatctaattatattatataacttaCACTATTATCCATTTTCAATTTCTAATGTATTAGAAGATGTTATCTATTTTCAATTCCTAATGTATTAGAGGATGTTACAATATGTATGTATCACTCAAGCGGCTTCAGCTTGGAAGATTCCGTCGCGTAGATCAcaaatttgtaaatttgtatTGAATAATCCAGAGTTAGAGTAGGAGTCGAATTAGGATAAGAGATCTTTTGTGATTTTATTAAAGTCAAATTCTTTGCACAGAACTTGATTTTTAGTTATTGTTCGTCCACTCAACCGGAAAAACTCATTGCTGAATTTGGTTCGGACTTATTTCCTGGATGTGGGCTTATATTAAACACAGTCCAATACTACTCAATCCAAGACTCTCTTTTGTTCCACCCTACCTCATCGATCCCCCCTCTCGGCCCTCAGTGACGCCGCCTCTTCTTCCGACGCCCAAAAACATGCTCCCCGTATTGTTCATGTACTCCAATTTAAACCTCTCAATGCTCGCAAATAGGAAATTGTTGTAACGGCTATCAAAAATTATGCAAATGAATAGGttagtaattaattagaaataaaaactaatttagTTGTAGTTGAATATGTAGTTGTGCATATTCAAAGATCACTTGCTTTggaaaatataaaagtgaaaaattgttaaaatattcatagaatttaaatttcaagaaGCGGGCTAAATCGCAGCTCCTTCATAGGATTTAGATTCCAAGAAGTGAGCTAAATCACAGctctttttcgattttttttttgaaatataatattttttttctttttttttttatgtgtatagataacaaaatattttttatactttttgagTGTCTTAAAAATGTGTGATAATTAAAAGAATCTAAAAATATGCGAATCGAGAAGTCGATGCCCCTTAATTACTTTANataatattttttttctttttttttttatgtgtatagataacaaaatattttttatactttttgagTGTCTTAAAAATGTGTGATAATTAAAAGAATCTAAAAATATGCGAATCGAGAAGTCGATGCCCCTTAATTACTTTAACTTTTAGCATTATTTGTcataaacaattaaaataagcatagaaatattcaaatataaattagaaatatcgtcatctaataatttaaaaattttgagaaataaggTTGTTTCACATATAAAACGTTTcgtatgaataaaaaaaaatatcgttCTTCGATAGCTTAGACtcttgaaaaataattattgtttaaTGTAAAGAAACATTAATATCTATCTCTATTCAAACacgaaaaaaagagaaattgtaTATGTACCTTATAATACGAGCTCGAACTTGGTGAAAATGAGCAGACTGGTGAGGAAGATGTGGTGGAAAATGAAGCAGTCAAGAGTAATAGAGTGGCGGTGCCTCTAGAGGAAGCAGTGGAGGTAGACGGACGCGATGATGTAAAAGTAGGCACTGCAATCGGAAAGGCGAGGGACGAAGAGGCGAATGGTGCATTCAGGCTTTCTATAATCATGTTGAACACCGACTCCTACTCTTGCAGCCTTTTACAAAACATCGACTCCTGCTCCCGCAGCTTTTTATCTGGGCGGTGCATGTCGCTCTCCTCTATCATCTTCTTGAGGCACGTGGTGAGAGAGTCAATCACTTTTCAGTGGCCTCTGAGGTACAGTGTGAGCTCCGCCATTGTTTGTTAGTATGAGATCAAGCACTAGACACAACCAGAGAAAGCTGTCATTAGTTGTATAATGAGCATTGTCGGAGTACCGTGagttatttataataaataaggTGAGCAAAATTCGAGCAGGATAGATCACAAATTTGTATTGGATAATCCAAACTTGGAGTAGGAGTCGAATTAGGATAGGAGATTGTTTTGTGATTTTTATGTAGGTGAAATTCTCTACACAAAACTCGACTTTAGTTACCATTCCGCTCAACTAGAGAAACTTGTTGCCGACTTCAATTCGAGCTTATTTCCTAGACGTGGGCTTCTATTAGAACCAACCTGATACTACTCGGCACAATACTCTTCTTTCCACTATGCCTCGTGGATCCTATCTTCATTTTTTAACGTGATAATGTGTCATGGGCGACCTTTTCTCTTGGATCGAGCACGAGTGCGGTGAACGCGAGTTATTTGACAATGCCTACACTGCCGCCATCCCCTCTTCACGGCCTTCAGCGGCACCGTCTTCACCTCTGCCGCCCACAAACGCGCTCTCCATATTGTTCATGTCCTCCAATTTGATCCCCCTATGCTCGTGAGCAGGGAAAAGTTTGTAGCGGCTATTAAAAAATTGTGCAAATGAATAGGTTAATGattaattagaattaaaaaCTAATTAGTCATAGTTGAATATGTAAATATGCATATTCAAAAAACACTtgcttcaaaaaatataaaaataaaaaatagttaaaatattcaTAGGATATAAATTCTAAGAAATGCACTAAATCACAActctttttcaatattatttgaaatgtaatattcttttttttcttttttttttatgtggatAAGTAACATAGtatttttttaccctttttgaGTATCTTAAAATGTGTGATAAAAAGAATCTAAAAATATGCAAATCAATAATTGGGATGCCTCTTAGACTCTTAGTTACTTTATTTGTcataaacaattaaaataagTATAATAATTGAGTAGGGCtaaaatacttttacaagtatcacctaagtgatacttgtgtgtttctagcccttggattgagagatgggaggttgagatgatgggggtaggtggtggtaggtggtggtaggtggaatagtgtttgatccaagggctatttgtaatcaaaaagtagatccaatggctaaaaaggTGATAGCAACTtggggatgatacttgtaaaagtatcctagatcaactcataataattttcaaatatataaattagaaatattatcatctaataactttaaaaattttgcagAACAAGAGTTGTTTCACATATAAAATACTTcgtacaattaaaaataaataccgTTTTCTAATAGCTTAGGCTGAttgttaatataatttaacagtaATATCTATCTCTATTCGAAgacagaaagaaaagagagaatttGTATATATGTAACTTACAATTAATCCGAGCTTGAACTTAGTGGAGCTGAGGAGACTAGTAAGGAGGAGGCGACGGACATCGAAGGAGTCGAGAGTGATGGAAAAAGAGTGGCAGTGCCTCCAAAGGAAGCAGTGGGGTTAGACAAATGCGATTACGTAGGATTGTGCGTTGCAGTCGGGGAAGCGGTCGTGGAGGCGGCGAGGAAGGGGTGAACGGCATGTCCCGATTTCATAATCATGTCAAAAACCGGCTTCTACTCCTATAGCTTTTTACCTAGGCGGCGCACGTCATCCTCCTCCGTCCTCTTCTTGAAGAACATGGTGAGAAAGCCGATCACCCTTCAGGGACTTCTGGGACAGAGTGTGAGCTCCGCCATTGATTGTTGGTGTGAGATCGAGCACTAGAGACAAGCAGAGGAAATTGTCGTTAGTTGTATAACGAGTATTGTGGAAGTACCATGAATTATTTATAATCAATAAAGTGAACGAAATTTGAATAGGACTGATTGCAAATTTGCATTGGATAATCTAGAGTTGGGAGTAGGAGTCAAATTAGGATAGGAGATCattttgtgattttatgtagGTGAAATTCTCTACACAGAACTTGACTTTCATTATGGTTCTGCTAAACCATAGAAACTTGTTATCAAATCCGATTCGGGCTTGTTTTTTAAACATAGGCTTATATTAGGCCCAGCCTGATAGTACTCAGCCAAAGACTCTTCTTTTCCACCTCGCCTCACTGATCCTATCGTCGTTTTTCACATGTGATAATGCGCTATTGGTGACCCCTTCTCCTGGATCACGCACGAGTGCGGTGAGTGTGAGTTCTTTAATGACGCCTACACTCGTGCCGCCTCTCCCTCATCTGCAGCCCTCGGCGGCGCCGCCTACTCCTCCGCCGCCCAAAAACACGATCTCCATATGTTCATGCCCTCTAATTTTATCCCCCCAATGCTCACGAACAGCGAATTATTGTAGAGGCTCTCAAAAAATTGTGCAAACAAATTTGttagtaattaattagaattaaaaactaattagttatatttgaatatgtagtTATGTGTATTCAAAGGTCACTTGCTTcggaaaaatataaaagtgaaaaagggttaaaatattcatagaatttaaatttcaagaaGCATGCTAAATCACAGCtcattttcaatattatttaaaatgtaatatacttttttctttctttctttcttgtatACATAACATAGTATTTTTTACCCTTTTTGAGTGTCTTAAAAACGtgtgataattaaaaaaaaaaaaaatctaaaagtaTGCGAATCAAGAACTGCAATTTTCCTTAGTTACTTAACTTTTAGCATTATTTGTcataaacaattaaaataagcataataattttcaaatatatgaattaaaaatatcatcatctaataacttaaaaaattttggataatAATAGTTGTTTCAAAGATAGAACGCTTcgtatgaataaaaaaaaatacagttctCCAATAGCTTAATTAGGCCTGTGAAGAATAGTGATTATTTAATGTAATTTAACAGTAATATCTATCTCTATTTAATGACAAAGAAAATAGAGAATTTGTAGATATAATTTACAATTCAAACTCGAACTTCGTGGATGTGAGAAGGCTAttgaggaggaggcggcggacaTGGACGAAGTCGAGAGTGATGGAGTGCCGACACCTCCAGAGGAATGGAGGTAGACGAATATGACGACATAGGAGCAGGCACCATAGTCAGGGAGGTGGTCATGGAGACTGGCGATGAAGGGCGAACATCGCCATCTTCGCGAGGCACTTGGTAGGGAAGCCGATCACTCTCCAATGACCTCCGGGGTACGTGCAAGCTCCACCATTGATTGATTGTTGTTGTAGATCAACCACTAGAGATAATAAGCAAAGAAAGTTGTCTTCAATTGTATAATGAGAGCATTGCGGGAGTACCGTGAGTTAATTTATAATCAATAAGGTGAGCAAAATTCGAGTATGATTGATCGTAAATTTGTATTGAATAATCGAATTAGAGTAGGAGTCGAATTAGGGTAGGTGATTGTTTCGTGATTATATGTAGGTGAAATTCTCTATAGAGAACTCGGCGTCGACTTTGAATCAGGATTTGTTTGTTTCATCAAAACTAGACTTTGGGTTAAAACGGACTTCAAATGAAAACTAGTTCTCCCCAATTGTTTGTTTCTATAGTTATGGAAGTAGAGTTTCTTTAGCTATTTGTTTGGTAGAAGGTGaatgatataaaattataatttatgtataaataataaataacttaataaataataaaatacaatataataaatgaaaataatataattatattttttataattaaaaattttaatctgaaatcactaaattatatttttatacatataggtaaattataataatacaccAATAacattataaagtaaaaaaaattgttagtaCTTTACTAATCAATTTTCATTGTATTTAAGTACAAACTAATgaagaaaatattaaagtttaacTAATCgatatttatcatattttacatatgcaaactaaataaaagagtaatcataattaaatatatttaaatataacaagCATTatcattcatattattttattatttcttccTTCACCTCTTTTCATCGTAATTAACTTTGGTTTCGAAAACTTGAATTCTGACATAATCTTTATTACGGCAAATCAGATAGCAGAAGTGATCATTTGCGGTCAAAAAAAACTTCACTTCTCTCtactttcatccaaacaaataAGCTCTTATCGTTGGGGATGCAAATGAGGTGGATCCGGGGGTGGAGGGGTTTCCCACATCCCTATCTAACAATGGCTCCATTTCTTGTTGGATCGGGACGGATTCGGAGCGTGTAAATTTTAATCCTACTTTTGTTCCCCCATTTACCACTCCATTCGCGGTGGATCGGATCGAGAGTGAtttttttgcagatttttgacCGATCGGAGCATATTGAAAGAAGAAAGGGGTTTTCGCTCCTGCTCTATTTACTTAACGGATCGGAATGGATTCGGGgtggattatattttttaatatttttgtttctaCTTTTTATCATCATATCCTTACCGGATTGgagcgggagctccaccaacccgaatccatttgcatccctacttacCATTCCGCTCAACTAAAGAAACTCAGGGCTGAATTCGGTTTGGGCTTATTTTCCGGACGTGGGCTTATCTTAGGCCCAGCTCAATACTAGTACTCAGCCCATGGATCGGCATTTTCTTCTTTCCCTCCCCGCCTGGTCGATCCCGTCGTCGTTTCTGCGCGTGGGAATGCGCCATGGGCGACCCCTTCTCCTGTATCGAGCACGAGTGCGGTGAGCCTGAGCGCGACTCCTCCGACGACGCCTACACCATCGTCgtctccccctcctccgccgccctcggcGGCGCCACACCCTCCCCGACGCCCCACGCCGACGCCCCCATTTTCATGTGCTCCCTCCCCGACTCCCCCTGCGCCGCATCGGACGGCGACGATCGCGGCGGAGGGTTCTCGAATGCTCCGGTCCCGAACCCTAGGGAGCGGGATCCCGTTaccccgccgccggagctcgCTCTTACATCCTCCGGTGGTCTCAAgagaaaatctagggtttgtagcACCAGATCGAGGGGCTGCACCATCAGATCGTCGGTTTCCCCGCAAGAGACCCCCACCAGAGGTAACGAAGTGTTAGGGTTTGGTAAAAGTAGAAATGCCGAGACATCAAAAGAGGACGCTGCTGTACCGATGAATCCCTCACTCGAAGAAATCGAGAAATTTCGTAATCGACCCCTGGAGACCCTTCAAGATGCTTCGGGAGCAGTTCCGTCGCAGAGAATGCTTCCGGATTCCGTGCTGAAACCTCCGACTGAGGAGGGGAATGCTGGGCGTAGATTGAGGGAGAAAGCTGAAGCTCGGCCACCACCGGCTAATCTTCGCGATTGCGTCGACATGTTGTCCAGTAATATCGACGCGAAATTTGGTGATATGGATATCGTTAATGTAGCTAGGAGGAGAGGCGTCGCATTCTCCGATCCGCCTTGGTGGGCACCTGGAGGTTATCCTCCCTTTTGCACTAGGTAATGCTGCTACTAAGCATTTAGTTCTAATGCACTGATTTGGTACTGTTTCATAATATGCGAAAACTATTTTCCTATGCAGTGACAAATGAGTGAATGAGCCCTTCACGACGATTAGTGTTGAGACAATTCCTATTTTCGCAACCTCCAGATATCTAAGTTCTTGCCACAGGGTACAGGTTAGAGTAGCAAAGAATGTGAATATTTTGCTGAATGGAGAAGTTGCAAATAGCATCGTTTTGTGCAGTGATGTTATCTAATCGGATTAATTTGCAACTAAGTCGAGCTGGCGTATTTTGATCACTATAACGCTAATATGTTTGTTTCTGGTTTACTGGTGGTGTCTGTGCGTGTTTCTTCTGGTTTTTGCGTCTCTTTCATGATATGATCTGGTGAGATGGTATAACTGCGAAAGATAGAAATCCTGTTTATACTAGAATGTTGCATGCAGAGTAAGCTATTTTCCTTGTAGAAAAGTCTATATTTTGTTGTTGTATTTGCCTGCACTCTTATTGCAAACTCCAAACTGACTGCTGGAAAGTGTTTTGTTAACTAAGGAGCTTGCAGTTTTCTGTTTTGTTTGGAAGGATAGGAGGATGCACCCTTTCTGCCTTCCATTCTGTTGTATATCAAACTTCCTTCAATAGGTTAATCCATTACCATTAATTTTTGGTTTTGGTGATTCCTTAGTAGCTGCTTGATGTAGGATCTTGTATTAGAGTTCCTGACTAGGGTCGCTAACTTgagcgaacacgagcgagctggggtcggctcgtgttcggctcgtttattaaacgagcgaacacgagctggctcaactaaagtatcgagccgaaaaatccagctcgtgttcggctcgtttattaacgagccgaacacgagctggctcagaGATTGGCacacgaacaataaattaaaaatattatattaaatatatataaaaaataaatttataaaatttttatccattAAACTTTGATGTAATAGTTGAAACATTTACattaaatgagtttttttataattaagccgcatttatatttttattttgctaaaaattaaataataaatataattatatataattatttatttatatataaaatataaattaataaattatataatatataaatatatgtattcgagctgttatcgagccgaacaggagcgagctgacccagctcatgttcggctcatttattaaacgagctgaaaaattcagctcgtgttcgctcgtttactaaacgaacgAGCCGATCTCGAAGTTCATTTTGAGCCGAaatgagctggctcgcgaacagcgagctggattgccacccctattcCTGACATCTTGAACCACTACTCGATTGCAGTACATGAATAATTGAATAGCTGTTGGCCTGCTGCTATAGTGGTTCGTCTGTTGGGCATTTTTTTCGGTACCTCAATGTCCAGGAATGGACGGTTATTTGGCCTCCATCGTATTCTTTGACATTCTATAGCTATAGAACCACCGTAAAATATTGCTGTGCAAGATGCTCTACTCATTTGCCTAATCCTGCATTCTTTCTTACTTGATAGTGTTAAAATCATTCTCTTCTATGCTTTCTTAATTGCTTCTGGTTTCTTCTCTTCTAATACTTCTTTCCATTGTCAATGGTAGTTGCTTCTTTCTATGATGTAAATTTTCCGAGGCATCACTTCTAATTTTACCAGCCGAAATGTATGGTTCTCTCTTTTCATGATTTACTTATCGTCGTATTCAATAAAGTGTTTCAATTGTTAACCGATTGGGTCTCATATTTCGGGCTCTTCTACTTCCTCAAAAGGAAATGCTTTAATATGTGATAAACTTTTAGCTCCAATCCGAAAAAGCAAAATGAAATGAAGTTTTAGGAGTATCTGGTGCTTTGGCAGTTGTTGTTTTACCGTATTCCTTTCCAACTACTAATTATCGTTTCTAGATTTTTCGGATAGCATagtttgcatatatatatacctctcGACCTTAACCCACTACCTTCAAGCTTTCCGCACTAGCCGTGTAGACCGACCGACCAACCGCAGCCGTCGGGCCCTCTTTCGCTCGTCCTTATCTCAATACGAGCCAACACGACTGCGCTCCACTCGAACAGTAATCTCCGACTCGAAAAACTCCACGCCTGTGTTTCGGCTCGTGTTATTAAGCCGAACACACTGGCTTCAGGATTTGCCATAcgaacaaataaattaaaaaaatattatactttaaatcatattataaaaaataaatatataaattttatccataAACTTGCTTTGatgtaatagttgaaactttcacatataaatagtttttataATCTACCGCCCGCACCCTTTACTCCTTCCTATCCCCGCCTAAAACTAAATCAATAACACACTACCCCTCACACAtatcaatattatttatatatacaataatataaattaaactaaattatgaCTAAACTCATAAAATCATATCCTATTCGAACTGTATCCGACGCGAACCAGACGACAAACCTATCTCAATGTtcgctcatttattaaacagCTGAAAAATTCCAGCTCGTCTTCGTGACATCGCTTTTACTAAACAACAGCCGATCTCGGAGTTCATTCCATGCCGAAACATGACGCCTgcgcgaacacgagctgaattgccAGCCCCTATCCTGCAATCCTTGAACCACTACCGAGTGCAGTAACTATATAGAATATCTTGCCTGCTGCCATATGCGCTTTCTGATTGGCATTCTTTTTGCGTACCCGATCAATGTAGGATATGACGTGTTCACTTTTGCGCTCCTCTATCTTATCTTTGCACATTCTATATCGCCTATACGATACCACCGC
This genomic interval from Ananas comosus cultivar F153 linkage group 8, ASM154086v1, whole genome shotgun sequence contains the following:
- the LOC109713674 gene encoding uncharacterized protein LOC109713674: MGDPFSCIEHECGEPERDSSDDAYTIVVSPSSAALGGATPSPTPHADAPIFMCSLPDSPCAASDGDDRGGGFSNAPVPNPRERDPVTPPPELALTSSGGLKRKSRVCSTRSRGCTIRSSVSPQETPTRGNEVLGFGKSRNAETSKEDAAVPMNPSLEEIEKFRNRPLETLQDASGAVPSQRMLPDSVLKPPTEEGNAGRRLREKAEARPPPANLRDCVDMLSSNIDAKFGDMDIVNVARRRGVAFSDPPWWAPGGYPPFCTSDK